A genomic region of Alligator mississippiensis isolate rAllMis1 chromosome 4, rAllMis1, whole genome shotgun sequence contains the following coding sequences:
- the GORASP2 gene encoding Golgi reassembly-stacking protein 2 has protein sequence MGASQSLEIPGGGTEGYHVLRVQENSPGHRAGLEPFFDFIVSINGSRLNKDNDTLKDLLKANVEKPVKMLVYSSKTLELRETSVTPSNMWGGQGLLGVSIRFCSFDGANENVWHVLEVEPNSPAALAGLRPHSDYIIGADTVMNESEDLFSLIETHEAKPLKLYVYNTDTDNCREVVITPNSSWGGEGSLGCGIGYGYLHRIPTRPFEEGKKISLPGQLPSAPISPLKDGFTEVQLSSVNPPPTIPPGTVGLEQSLSGLSISSTPTTISTVLNTGVPTVPLLSPQVSQSIPSVPSVNPATSLPGLMPLPAGLPNLANLPNLNLPAPHIIPGAGLSDIIQPGLPPLSSMPPLNLSGITVPPELLPQFPLITDVSTPPTDLLSSITQAGSKSVDPGTTVSTEQTSLFTLDTTTPTSKVTTADRLNESTTISEKTTGVTDVHASES, from the exons ATGGGGGCCTCGCAGAGCCTGGAGATCCCGGGCGGCGGCACCGAGGGCTACCACGTCCTGCGG GTACAAGAAAACTCACCAGGGCATAGAGCTGGACTGGAGCCATTCTTTGATTTTATTGTTTCCATTAATGGTTCGAGATTG AATAAAGACAATGACACACTTAAGGACCTGTTGAAAGCAAATGTTGAAAAGCCTGTAAAAATGCTGGTGTACAGTAGCAAGACACTGGAACTGAGAGAAACATCAGTAACTCCGAGTAACATGTGGGGTGGACAGGGCCTTCTGGGAGTGAGCATTCGTTTCTGCAGCTTTGATGGAGCCAATGAAAACGTATGGCATGTGTTG GAAGTAGAACCAAATTCTCCTGCTGCTCTAGCTGGTCTTCGGCCCCATAGTGACTATATCATTGGAGCAGACACAGTCATGAATGAG TCTGAagatctcttctcccttatcgAAACGCATGAAGCAAAACCGTTAAAACTTTACGTGTACAACACAGATACAGATAATTGTCGGGAGGTGGTGATTACTCCAAATTcttcctggggtggggaaggcag CCTAGGCTGTGGCATTGGCTATGGGTATTTACATCGGATACCTACACGTCCTTttgaagagggaaagaaaatttCTCTTCCAGGACAGCTGCCAAGTGCACCTATCAGCCCACTTAAAGATGGTTTTACAGAG GTTCAGTTATCTTCAGTTAATCCTCCACCGACAATACCACCTGGAACAGTAGGACTTGAACAGAGTCTGTCAGGACTATCCATTAGTTCAACTCCTACCACCATCAGCACTGTACTCAATACAG GTGTCCCAACAGTACCATTACTGTCACCACAAGTCAGTCAGTCCATCCCTTCAGTGCCATCAGTTAATCCAGCGACATCATTACCAG GTCTGATGCCATTACCAGCTGGACTTCCCAATTTAGCCAATCTGCCCAATCTTAATTTACCTGCACCGCACATAATTCCTGGCGCAGGATTGTCAGACATCATACAGCCTG GTTTGCCACCCCTTTCTTCCATGCCTCCTCTTAATCTGTCTGGGATAACAGTGCCACCTGAATTACTTCCACAGTTCCCTTTGATCACAGATGTATCTACCCCACCTACAGATCTGCTTTCCTCCATCACTCAAGCAGGGAGCAAATCTGTTGACCCTGGCACTACTGTAAGCACAGAACAAACCTCTCTATTCACTTTAGATACTACTACCCCTACTTCTAAGGTGACTACTGCTGACAGATTAAATGAATCCACTACAATCAGTGAGAAAACAACTGGGGTCACAGATGTACATGCTTCTGAATCATAA